From Bicyclus anynana chromosome 18, ilBicAnyn1.1, whole genome shotgun sequence, a single genomic window includes:
- the LOC112046086 gene encoding protein enabled isoform X3: protein MSEQSISSARASVMVYDDAVKRWIPSGSSSGLSKVHIYHHTQHNTFRVVGRKLNDHEVVINCGIVRGLKYNQATATFHQWRDARHVYGLNFSCREDADSFARAMMHTLEILANKVVNNTAPPPPQAPNPPVPYNGHNNTHYDEDMGYRTMTREDAAILQQPQYHAPLHQAHQPPHQPHQPPHQPHQPPHQPHQPPHQPHQPPHQPQLQPQHAPQAQHHPPSQYHAPHHHHPAAPPASVAQNAPAPPPHGVHTLPHAPAPPGHGHHRTNSAPMPPNMSLSAASTVVAPPPVPPHQNLPAPANGPIAPPTPPAAPQPPPMQQTPPPPAPAPPPPPPPPGAPPAPAPTPAACPPPPPPPPQPPAADLSGLAAQLQQAKLKRQAKQQQQQSSGSATPGSEASPPGGAAGDPPANARGNLHCMMHEMQRTLARRRAHLAHLDKSEQESSTESSASSTPMKSWERSATLPHRLPAACNGNSANTDGSAPAQSPRAARKRFGSASEETILKQVNGGNEAGCVSAAEWDSFKQDVLREIRTQVGQMKREILDAMKAEFARR from the exons CGAGCAATCGATAAGCAGCGCGCGCGCTTCCGTCATGGTGTACGACGACGCCGTGAAGCGCTGGATCCCCTCGGGCTCCAGCTCGGGGCTGTCCAAGGTGCACATCTACCACCACACGCAGCACAACACCTTCCGCGTCGTCGGCAGGAAGCTCAACGACCACGAG GTGGTGATAAACTGCGGTATAGTGCGAGGGCTGAAGTACAACCAGGCAACGGCCACCTTCCACCAATGGCGGGACGCGCGGCATGTCTACGGCCTCAACTTCTCCTGCAGGGAAGATGCAGACAGCTTCGCGCGCGCCATGATGCATACACTAGAA ATCCTGGCGAACAAAGTGGTGAACAACACGGCGCCGCCGCCCCCGCAGGCCCCCAACCCGCCCGTGCCGTACAACGGACACAACAACACGCACTACGACGAAGACATGGGGTACAG AACAATGACCCGAGAAGACGCGGCGATACTCCAACAGCCGCAGTACCACGCGCCGCTCCATCAAGCGCACCAGCCGCCGCACCAACCCCACCAGCCGCCCCATCAACCGCACCAGCCGCCGCACCAACCGCATCAACCGCCTCACCAACCGCACCAGCCGCCGCACCAACCGCAGCTGCAGCCGCAGCACGCGCCGCAAGCTCAACACCACCCGCCCAGTCAGTACCACGCGCCTCATCACCATCACCCG GCTGCTCCTCCAGCTAGCGTGGCTCAAAACGCGCCCGCCCCGCCGCCGCACGGCGTGCACACGTTGCCgcacgcgcccgcgccgcccggaCACGGACACCACCGCACCAACAG CGCGCCGATGCCGCCCAACATGTCGCTGTCGGCCGCGTCGACGGTGGTGGCGCCGCCGCCCGTGCCGCCGCACCAGAACCTGCCCGCGCCCGCCAAT GGTCCCATAGCGCCCCCTACTCCACCCGCGGCTCCGCAGCCTCCACCCATG CAACAGACCCCGCCTCCGCCAGCGCCGGCgccgcccccgcccccgccgccgccgGGCGCGCCCCCGGCCCCCGCGCCCACGCCCGCCGCGTGccccccgcccccgccgccgccgccgcagccGCCCGCCGCCGACCTGTCCGGCTTGGCGGCGCAACTACAGCAGGCCAAGCTCAAACGACAAGCTAAG CAACAGCAACAGCAGTCGTCGGGCAGCGCGACCCCCGGCAGCGAGGCGTCGCCCCCGGGAGGCGCGGCCGGCGACCCCCCGGCCAACGCGCGGGGTAACCTGCACTGTATGATGCACGAGATGCAGCGAACGCTCGCGCGGCGCCGCGCTCACCTCGCGCACTTGGACAAGAGCGAG CAGGAGTCGTCGACGGAGAGCTCGGCCAGCTCCACGCCCATGAAGTCGTGGGAGCGCTCCGCCACGCTGCCGCACCGCCTGCCCGCCGCCTGCAACGGCAACTCCG CGAACACCGACGGCAGCGCGCCGGCGCAGTCGCCGCGGGCGGCGCGGAAACGGTTCGGCTCCGCTAGCGAGGAGACTATACTAAAG CAAGTGAACGGCGGCAACGAGGCGGGCTGCGTGTCGGCCGCCGAGTGGGACAGCTTCAAGCAGGACGTGCTGCGCGAGATACGCACGCAGGTCGGACAGATGAAGCGGGAGATACTTGACG ccATGAAGGCGGAATTCGCTCGCAGGTAA